atattgaatgtGTGTTGAATCTTTGTTTGTCAATGGCAAGTCTGTTTACTTGAAGATTATAATTGTTCGCTTAAAGCCCTATTTCCTTTGCAcactaataaaaaatatttgatactaattttcagtatttatatttcagaaaagttgaatatttaaatgcTCAGGGTTATTTCAAAGATGCCACCACAGTTGTCGGAGTTATGAAAAATGGAGAAGAAAAGGTTGTATCTGCCAAGTATATCTTGATCGCCGTCGGTGGTAGGCCGAAATACCCAGATGTACCTGGAGCTAAGGAATACGGTATTACCAGCGatgatattttcagtttaaGTCAGGCACCTGGCAAAACCTTAATCGTTGGTGCTGGATGTATCCttacaagaattttgacttcTTTCGAATTTGAACAATGATGTGACACATTTATCATCACTGGTTACTTTGAGTTTGCTACCGTGAATCAATATTCATCCTTAGTCAAGACTTACAGATATTGGGTTAGAGTGTGCAGGATTTTTGAATGGACTTGGTTATGATACAACAGTCATGGTGCGTTCTGTTGTACTGAGAGGATTTGACAAACAGATGGCAAATATGGTAGCAGACGAAATGCAAGATCGTGGTGTTCGCTTCATTTATAAGGCTAAGCTCAAGGCTATCGAAAAACAGGATGACGGACGTCTGCTTGTCCATTGGGTGGATCGTGTAAGTGTTGCTAGGCAACTTATCGTACATGTGTTTTATGTGTCTCATTCCTTTGCAAGCTTGGATTCAGTGAACATATCAGTTGATGAATCCAGCTAGTAAATTTTACTCGCAATACCGTTTGTCTATTTAAAAGATTCAGTACCTTGTGTTTATTCTTCACATTATTGTTGAAACGTATCGAATCATATCTACCAATACTTCAGGATGGAGGTTTATATCACGATGCTTATGACACTGTACTTTTTGCTATCGGACGCCGATCACTGACCGAAGAACTGAAACCTGAGAATGCCGGTCTCGAACTTGTCCCGGATactggaaaaattaaaactgtcAACGAGCAGACCAACATCTCCAACATTTATGCTGTCGGCGATGTACTCCACGTACGTGAAATCTTGTATACACGATTGCCCAGAGTTGAatacatttaaaaattctgacaAGATATgcattatgaataattttctgaaGGTTTTTTAACCACAGAATACGATTTTATGAgcatatataatttttgttttatttgtaACAGGAAAAGCCAGAACTTACCCCAGTCGCGATTCATGCTGGCCGACTCTTGGCTAAGAGGTTATTCAGTTCCTGTGATGAGAAGATGGAGTACACAAACATTGCAACTACCGTTTTTAGCCCCCTCGAATACAGTTGTGTTGGACTAAGCGAAGAGGAAGCCATCCACATACATGGGGAACACTTTGTAGACGTCTACCATGCCTACTACAAGccaacagaattttttataccgcaGAAAAATGTTAGTCATTGTTACTTGAAAGTCGTCACTCTACGAACTAACAAGTCGGAAGTCCTTGGAATGCACTTTATTGGCCCTAATGCTGGCGAAGTTATTCAAGGCTTTGCTGCAGCTATGAAGTAAGTAATTCACCGTCGAGCTAAATatcaaattcatttgaaaCTAATATTGGTGATTAAAATTCTATTTGTGCTATAATTTACAGATGCAATTTGACTTACCCATTACTCAAGTCCACTGTCGGGATTCACCCAACAACAGCTGAGGAATTCACAAGAATAAGTATCACAAAGCGATCTGGGATGGATCCGACACCACAGAGTTGCTGCAGTTAGAGCAACATTAGCAAAGATAATTGAACTTCTGATGACTGTTTCCTGTAGGCTCAGCATCATCTAATATTGGCATTTGTTATTCTGCCATGCTGCGATAAGGAAAATAGTTATTAGCAAGATCACAATTGACACTTTTTTCTATCACTCATTTAGATATTACCTTGCATAATGAGTTGTAAGGCTGCAAGCATGTTGTATCTATCATACTCTGTAGCATCGTATAAGATTGTATGCACAATGAAAGACATTAACGCCAGtgcataaataaatgaaacgtACTTTCCACAGCAAACTGCTGTTATGCAATACTGTGCATAGCAGAATGATGTCATTTTACGTCATGATTTATTCAGGTAACtttgtcaaatttcaatatcaatGGAATAGGTACAAGATTCAGGTATAGAGAGAGTTTTGGATCATATTCTTTAAgaatcgttacaattttttttattttcattgttttactTATTAGAAACTGGTGTCTGggacaaaataaattttgaataattattacagtGTGGCatgtaaaataaacaatatttaataAGTTATACATTTTAAactcaataataattacacgaCCTTAACCTTTAATGTCAGCTCATTGACGGCactttatttccttttttttttttgtttcgttgttGCGGCCTGTGTCAGAAATTGACCTTCACGCCAACAAGGCCATTGGTGACAAATTTCGACCTTCTCACCATGCTCCCAGAGCtcacgttttttttcctcattattatttatttaccacCAAATAGTATCAGGTCTCTCTGGACAGCCCATCCAGTATTGGGGAGCCGGAAGAGGGTAGCGATTGTCAGTCTTGATTAGAAGGTTATCGAATTTCCAAAACAATTTGTCCTTGAAGAAGTAAGTCTTGCCTGCCATTATAAAAACATTCATTAGATTGAAAGATTTAAAGTGTTGGTCTATGATGTTTACCACAGTCCTTACCGTCGATCCATGTCATTGCAGCATCGATGTGAGATGGAATTCCACGCCACCTTCTTATGTTGTGAGGATATCCAGGATCCAACATGCGGGATGTTGCATTAAATCTCCAGAATTTCTCACCCCTAGTATTAAGAATGCAAAAAGAATATTACTTTCTTCCTCAGTGTTAAATTCTATTTCTTGTCAAGTCTCGCTTACCTGTACAGGTagacttttttgtttttctcccAAACTTGCACAGCGTCTATCGCATCAACACCTTCATCGATACCATAATCCGTTAGTGGTCTGGGACTGTTTTCAATAAAAGAGTATCCATCATAGACCCAGTATTGTTTCCCTGccacataaaattatttgaaaaatttcagatcgtGAAACATGGTTCTCAAACGGTTCAGAGGAGTGAAATGCTATTTATTGACTTACCACTGAAAAGAATAATGCTAGCATCGTCTTCTCTTTGGTAAGcagcatcaatttttttaacataatCTGGCAGTTGCCAAAATAACTCATGGAACTTGACCGGATAACCATTTTGAATTATCCCTCGCTTGCTCAGTCGCCAAAGATACTAAAAATAGGGAATCCtgttaaaaaaatcacgttttGTATCTGGCCTGCTGCGCAGATAACGAGCTTACCTCTcctttgaaaacaaaaagttcTGTTCTAAAAACTGATATGGCGTCAAAATTGCCATCACAGATATCGGGAATGGTCGATGTAGGATATGTCTCGACTTCGTCGTAATCTTCAGATTGATGCTGGAGATGATCTTCAACTGTTTCGTAATCCCCTATGTACGTTACTTGATAACTCCGTTCTGTTGTAGTTTCCCGAGAGGGTACTTCTGTGACAAAGTTTACCTCGGCATCTTTCTCTGTCGTGACGCGCTCCGTGGTAGTGGTAATTGGCTCATTTGCTGCAAAATCATCATCTTCCACATGTTGAGAAACTAAAATTGATACATACAGTTAATTTCTAAATGTACGACAACTGTATCTGGCGGTACGGCGAAGTATGTACGCGCAACATCTGATCGTAAGACTGTCTTTGAAAGAGTGGATTTGCCAACACAACATGCCGATGTATTAGAGATGCATTGCAAAAGtggtaaatatatttcaatccTTACTGTACAGCTGATACAATCCCAAAATATCATCATAGTCGAGCTGCATGTCTGGGGTCGATCCCCTGTAGTAGGCATACATGACAGAGGTAGGTACAGGCGAGTGATCGAGGCCCAAACTGTGACCAATTTCATGAACGGCAACACTGTAAAAGTCAGTTCCGTCTTCTGATTCCGTAGGCCTTATTCTCCACTGTTCGTCGTCATCAAAATGAAGATCTCCCGCGTAAGACCCCGCCGGGTTGGGGAAGAAGGCATGGGCCAGGACTATTCCAGGACCGTCAAAGGCATTTCCTAATCTTTCGAACAATAAACACGACGGATTTTCGTTACAAGATCCAAGGTgaagaaacaaatatgaaagtaaaaaacagTACGTACACCGCATCCGTGTTATTTGACACACAGATTGTACTTCAATATAAATGTATTAATCTCACCCATCTCCGTGTTCGCCTCTTCCAAACGCCACTATTATATCTGCACTCGGATCGTtgatttgtttaaaattcaaacgcGAATATCCACTCCAAGCAGCAAAAGCTCTTGCGATTTCGTCACTGACAGCCTCTTCACTTAACTTCGGACTCCAGTTTGCTATGCTGTAATAAAAAGTGcattaaattcatttattggAGAAAGATTAATTaccaaaatttatcatttaaaaTTGTCAATTAT
The Neodiprion fabricii isolate iyNeoFabr1 chromosome 5, iyNeoFabr1.1, whole genome shotgun sequence genome window above contains:
- the LOC124182080 gene encoding thioredoxin reductase 2, mitochondrial isoform X2 — encoded protein: MATLMFSLTFLPLRHARSKLLAFPKSRINCFLIGKKSIACYSNQASTYDLIVIGGGSGGLAAAKEAVQLGANVVVLDYVTPSPQGTKWGLGGTCVNVGCIPKKLMHQAALLGEAIHESVAYGWQVPNSRAIRHDWQTLKTAVQNHIKSVNWVTRVELRNRKVEYLNAQGYFKDATTVVGVMKNGEEKVVSAKYILIAVGGRPKYPDVPGAKEYGITSDDIFSLSQAPGKTLIVGAGYIGLECAGFLNGLGYDTTVMVRSVVLRGFDKQMANMVADEMQDRGVRFIYKAKLKAIEKQDDGRLLVHWVDRDGGLYHDAYDTVLFAIGRRSLTEELKPENAGLELVPDTGKIKTVNEQTNISNIYAVGDVLHEKPELTPVAIHAGRLLAKRLFSSCDEKMEYTNIATTVFSPLEYSCVGLSEEEAIHIHGEHFVDVYHAYYKPTEFFIPQKNVSHCYLKVVTLRTNKSEVLGMHFIGPNAGEVIQGFAAAMKCNLTYPLLKSTVGIHPTTAEEFTRISITKRSGMDPTPQSCCS
- the LOC124182080 gene encoding thioredoxin reductase 1, mitochondrial isoform X3, whose protein sequence is MAPIDQASTYDLIVIGGGSGGLAAAKEAVQLGANVVVLDYVTPSPQGTKWGLGGTCVNVGCIPKKLMHQAALLGEAIHESVAYGWQVPNSRAIRHDWQTLKTAVQNHIKSVNWVTRVELRNRKVEYLNAQGYFKDATTVVGVMKNGEEKVVSAKYILIAVGGRPKYPDVPGAKEYGITSDDIFSLSQAPGKTLIVGAGYIGLECAGFLNGLGYDTTVMVRSVVLRGFDKQMANMVADEMQDRGVRFIYKAKLKAIEKQDDGRLLVHWVDRDGGLYHDAYDTVLFAIGRRSLTEELKPENAGLELVPDTGKIKTVNEQTNISNIYAVGDVLHEKPELTPVAIHAGRLLAKRLFSSCDEKMEYTNIATTVFSPLEYSCVGLSEEEAIHIHGEHFVDVYHAYYKPTEFFIPQKNVSHCYLKVVTLRTNKSEVLGMHFIGPNAGEVIQGFAAAMKCNLTYPLLKSTVGIHPTTAEEFTRISITKRSGMDPTPQSCCS
- the LOC124182080 gene encoding thioredoxin reductase 2, mitochondrial isoform X1, with the protein product MSERGKKKRSWGFCHKKPETLDDDSGEENTQATSVGTAFPPPTEVIQVPVLESTEKSNTTPEDQASTYDLIVIGGGSGGLAAAKEAVQLGANVVVLDYVTPSPQGTKWGLGGTCVNVGCIPKKLMHQAALLGEAIHESVAYGWQVPNSRAIRHDWQTLKTAVQNHIKSVNWVTRVELRNRKVEYLNAQGYFKDATTVVGVMKNGEEKVVSAKYILIAVGGRPKYPDVPGAKEYGITSDDIFSLSQAPGKTLIVGAGYIGLECAGFLNGLGYDTTVMVRSVVLRGFDKQMANMVADEMQDRGVRFIYKAKLKAIEKQDDGRLLVHWVDRDGGLYHDAYDTVLFAIGRRSLTEELKPENAGLELVPDTGKIKTVNEQTNISNIYAVGDVLHEKPELTPVAIHAGRLLAKRLFSSCDEKMEYTNIATTVFSPLEYSCVGLSEEEAIHIHGEHFVDVYHAYYKPTEFFIPQKNVSHCYLKVVTLRTNKSEVLGMHFIGPNAGEVIQGFAAAMKCNLTYPLLKSTVGIHPTTAEEFTRISITKRSGMDPTPQSCCS
- the LOC124182081 gene encoding matrix metalloproteinase-14-like gives rise to the protein MSCAELTFMKNFGYLPKGMSGAQAQYSQDSMVNALKTVQKFGNITQTGVFDNNTLQLMKSPRCGVPDVDRNVNTRRKRYVIASKGWGKRNITYYIANWSPKLSEEAVSDEIARAFAAWSGYSRLNFKQINDPSADIIVAFGRGEHGDGYAFDGPGIVLAHAFFPNPAGSYAGDLHFDDDEQWRIRPTESEDGTDFYSVAVHEIGHSLGLDHSPVPTSVMYAYYRGSTPDMQLDYDDILGLYQLYISQHVEDDDFAANEPITTTTERVTTEKDAEVNFVTEVPSRETTTERSYQVTYIGDYETVEDHLQHQSEDYDEVETYPTSTIPDICDGNFDAISVFRTELFVFKGEYLWRLSKRGIIQNGYPVKFHELFWQLPDYVKKIDAAYQREDDASIILFSGKQYWVYDGYSFIENSPRPLTDYGIDEGVDAIDAVQVWEKNKKVYLYRGEKFWRFNATSRMLDPGYPHNIRRWRGIPSHIDAAMTWIDGKTYFFKDKLFWKFDNLLIKTDNRYPLPAPQYWMGCPERPDTIWW